The Prevotella melaninogenica genome has a segment encoding these proteins:
- a CDS encoding winged helix-turn-helix transcriptional regulator, giving the protein MNRNEVRDALYPNCPIRNVLSRVGDKWSMLVLFTLENNDCQRFKELQRNIPDISQKMLTATLKMLEGDGLIHREVFPEIPPRVEYSLTEKGKSLLPLIDNLLSWASENMEDIIESRKQYLLK; this is encoded by the coding sequence ATGAATAGAAATGAAGTCAGAGATGCCCTCTATCCTAACTGTCCTATAAGAAATGTACTGTCAAGAGTAGGGGATAAGTGGTCGATGTTGGTGCTTTTCACGTTGGAGAACAACGATTGTCAACGCTTTAAGGAACTGCAACGTAATATACCCGATATTTCTCAAAAGATGCTGACTGCAACGCTGAAGATGTTGGAGGGTGATGGACTTATTCATCGGGAAGTCTTTCCTGAGATACCTCCCCGCGTTGAATATTCGCTTACGGAGAAAGGGAAAAGTCTACTGCCGCTTATCGACAACCTCCTTTCATGGGCGAGTGAGAACATGGAAGATATTATTGAGTCGAGAAAACAGTATCTTTTAAAGTAG
- a CDS encoding glycoside hydrolase family 2 TIM barrel-domain containing protein: MHKQFLIGLLLSSLTAAPIQADDYPAGGYLFGQATAPTGNEWQSPGALGYNKLPARALFSSFSSVDEARKVLPEFAKDYLSLNGEWSFHFSKNPDERPKDFFTKGYDDSKWDRLQVPVSWNMAGIQKDGTLKYGVPIYVNQWVIFKYNIEPGDWKKGVMREPPKNYTTYEYRNEVGSFRRSFDIPTTWDGKEVYLNFDGVDSFFYLWINGRYVGFSKNSRNTAQFDITPYITKGKNEVAVEVYRSSDGSFLEAQDMFRLPGIFRNVSVTATPKVHIADVKAIPSYTDGKGTINLNTTLQNLTAKNAKDLYLRWSIYKNRLFADDNELVATFEDAKAKTVCNSKGQADIRQTLTVNNAAAWTAEAPNVYVLVGELMQGKKVVETISFQTGFRTVEIKDTPASQDEFGLAGRYYYINGKPVKLKGVNRHDTNPLTGKVISREQMEHEIMLMKRANINHIRTSHYPNDPYFYYLCNKYGIYLESEANIESHEYFYGKASLSHVPEFQAAHVDRVMAMTRQLVNQPSIVIWSLGNEAGPGHNFVVAYDSLKAYDASRPVQYERNNDIVDMGSNQYPSIAWTRDAVKGKMGIKYPFHISEYAHSMGNAVGNLVDYWEAMESTNFFMGGAIWDWIDQSMYNYTKDGKRYLAYGGDFGDTPNDGQFVMNGVIFGDETPKPQYYEVKKVYQHIGTSWKDAKTATLDVFNKNYYSDDLSGYAMSYSLTADGVTVKKGDLELGSVPARSHKSITIAGLNEGLDPNKEYLLHVTYRLKHDMPWAKAGYVQAEEQLPVQVAAARPAIAAAGKVNMSAVKDNKIVFSGKTFTTTFDLAKGTIYNLQYDGKTIIADGCGPELNAFRAWVNNDNWAYEAWYANGLNNLQHKCTNYTTHANADGSVSVVFNVESQAPYGYRLEGGNANWKKLIEYKEKPFGKDDFRFNTQVVYTIFPDGSIESESAITSNKPNLTLAKLGYTVRVPKALSLLNYYGRGTVDNYPDRKTGQMIGIYEQQDVEDEFVAFPKPQDTGNHQDTRWLSLTGNDGNSALYGAIFVAKDKMSFSALPWSDNTIAMANHPHELPQSEYTYLHLDMAITGLGGNSCGQGGPLLRDRVMATPHTFGYMIRPMNSVKTTDLVSNANVSLNGATPLTIVRDGDGNVTINANGAKGDIYYRVNDSKKAVKYTGPVSLRNGGTISAWTKENDWLVASQTFSRIESIPLSVVFASSQESGEGDASHLTDGNPSSYWHTMYSVTVANYPHWVDFDCGGMKTIKGFTYLPRQDSNNGNIKKYSIQVSNDGKTWGKAVAEGEFENNRKEKTILLTTPVKARFVRLTALSEQSGQDFATGAEFKVLEK; this comes from the coding sequence ATGCATAAACAATTTTTAATCGGTTTATTATTATCGTCATTAACAGCTGCGCCTATACAGGCTGATGACTATCCTGCTGGAGGCTATCTCTTCGGTCAGGCAACAGCACCAACTGGTAATGAATGGCAGTCACCTGGTGCACTGGGTTATAACAAGCTGCCAGCTCGTGCGCTATTCTCTTCTTTCTCATCGGTTGATGAGGCAAGAAAAGTATTGCCAGAGTTTGCTAAGGATTACCTTTCTCTTAACGGAGAATGGAGTTTCCACTTCTCAAAGAACCCCGATGAACGTCCAAAAGACTTCTTCACAAAGGGTTATGATGACAGCAAGTGGGACCGTCTGCAGGTGCCAGTAAGCTGGAATATGGCAGGTATTCAGAAGGATGGAACACTGAAGTATGGTGTGCCTATCTATGTGAATCAGTGGGTTATTTTCAAATATAACATCGAACCAGGCGACTGGAAGAAGGGTGTTATGCGTGAACCGCCAAAGAACTATACCACTTACGAATATCGTAATGAGGTAGGTTCGTTCAGAAGAAGCTTTGATATCCCAACTACTTGGGACGGCAAGGAAGTCTACCTCAACTTTGATGGTGTAGACTCATTCTTCTATTTGTGGATCAACGGTCGTTATGTAGGCTTCTCAAAGAACTCACGCAATACGGCACAATTCGATATTACCCCTTATATCACTAAGGGAAAGAATGAGGTGGCAGTAGAGGTTTATCGTTCGTCTGACGGTAGTTTCCTTGAGGCACAGGATATGTTCCGCTTGCCAGGTATCTTCCGTAATGTCAGCGTAACAGCTACTCCGAAGGTACATATTGCTGATGTGAAGGCTATCCCTTCCTATACAGACGGCAAGGGTACTATAAACCTTAACACAACACTGCAGAACCTCACAGCAAAGAATGCAAAGGATCTCTACCTTCGTTGGAGCATTTATAAAAACAGACTCTTTGCTGACGACAACGAGTTAGTGGCAACCTTCGAGGATGCGAAGGCAAAGACCGTTTGTAACAGTAAGGGACAGGCTGACATTCGACAGACACTCACTGTAAACAATGCGGCAGCATGGACAGCAGAAGCGCCTAACGTCTATGTTCTTGTTGGTGAGTTGATGCAGGGAAAGAAGGTAGTTGAAACGATAAGTTTTCAAACAGGTTTCCGTACTGTTGAGATTAAGGATACACCTGCAAGTCAGGATGAGTTCGGTTTGGCTGGAAGATATTATTATATCAATGGTAAGCCAGTGAAACTCAAGGGTGTGAATCGCCACGATACCAACCCATTGACAGGTAAGGTTATCTCTCGTGAGCAGATGGAACATGAGATTATGCTGATGAAGCGTGCGAATATCAACCACATACGTACCTCTCATTATCCTAACGATCCTTACTTCTATTATCTCTGCAATAAGTATGGTATCTACTTAGAGAGCGAGGCAAACATTGAGAGTCATGAGTACTTCTATGGCAAGGCATCGCTTTCACACGTGCCAGAGTTCCAAGCAGCACACGTTGATCGTGTAATGGCAATGACTCGTCAGCTTGTTAACCAGCCTTCAATCGTTATCTGGAGTTTGGGTAATGAGGCAGGACCGGGTCATAACTTCGTTGTAGCCTACGACTCTTTGAAGGCTTATGATGCTTCAAGACCAGTACAGTATGAGCGCAACAACGACATTGTGGACATGGGTTCTAACCAGTATCCAAGTATTGCTTGGACCCGTGATGCGGTGAAGGGTAAGATGGGTATCAAGTATCCTTTCCATATCTCAGAGTATGCCCATTCGATGGGTAACGCTGTAGGTAACCTCGTTGACTATTGGGAGGCAATGGAGTCAACGAACTTCTTTATGGGTGGTGCTATCTGGGACTGGATTGACCAGAGTATGTACAACTACACAAAGGACGGCAAGCGTTACCTTGCTTACGGTGGTGACTTCGGTGATACGCCTAACGATGGACAGTTCGTTATGAACGGTGTTATCTTCGGTGATGAGACACCAAAACCACAGTATTATGAGGTGAAGAAGGTGTATCAGCATATTGGAACAAGCTGGAAGGATGCTAAGACAGCTACTTTGGACGTGTTCAATAAGAACTACTACTCTGATGACCTCAGTGGTTATGCAATGTCTTATAGCCTGACCGCTGATGGTGTAACCGTTAAGAAGGGCGACCTTGAACTTGGTAGTGTGCCAGCAAGAAGCCATAAGAGCATTACAATTGCTGGACTCAACGAGGGGCTTGACCCAAACAAGGAGTACCTCCTCCACGTGACCTATCGTCTCAAGCATGATATGCCATGGGCAAAGGCGGGTTATGTTCAGGCTGAAGAGCAGTTGCCTGTACAGGTAGCAGCGGCTCGTCCAGCTATCGCTGCAGCAGGTAAGGTGAATATGTCAGCCGTAAAGGACAATAAGATTGTCTTCTCTGGCAAGACCTTTACAACGACATTCGACCTCGCAAAGGGTACGATTTATAATCTTCAGTACGATGGTAAGACTATCATTGCAGACGGTTGTGGACCAGAGTTGAACGCTTTCCGTGCATGGGTTAACAATGACAACTGGGCTTACGAAGCATGGTATGCAAATGGATTGAACAACCTGCAGCACAAGTGTACTAACTATACAACCCACGCAAATGCTGATGGTTCTGTTTCTGTTGTGTTCAATGTAGAGTCACAGGCACCATATGGTTATCGCCTTGAGGGTGGTAATGCCAACTGGAAGAAGCTCATCGAATACAAGGAAAAGCCATTCGGTAAGGATGATTTCCGCTTCAATACACAGGTGGTTTACACCATCTTCCCTGACGGTAGCATTGAGAGCGAGAGCGCAATAACAAGTAACAAGCCTAATCTGACACTCGCTAAGTTAGGTTATACCGTGCGTGTTCCAAAGGCACTCAGTCTGTTGAATTACTATGGTCGTGGTACTGTTGACAACTATCCAGACCGAAAGACAGGTCAGATGATTGGTATCTATGAACAGCAGGATGTTGAGGATGAGTTTGTTGCCTTCCCTAAGCCACAGGATACAGGTAATCATCAGGACACTCGTTGGCTCTCACTTACAGGTAATGATGGGAATAGTGCTCTCTATGGTGCTATATTCGTGGCTAAGGATAAGATGAGTTTCTCTGCACTTCCTTGGTCGGATAATACCATCGCAATGGCTAACCACCCACATGAATTGCCTCAGAGCGAATATACTTATTTGCATCTTGACATGGCAATCACTGGTCTTGGTGGTAACAGTTGTGGACAGGGTGGTCCGTTGCTGCGCGACCGTGTTATGGCAACGCCACACACTTTCGGTTATATGATTCGTCCTATGAACTCTGTTAAGACTACTGACCTCGTTAGCAATGCGAATGTAAGTCTTAATGGTGCTACACCACTTACCATCGTACGTGACGGTGATGGCAATGTAACGATTAATGCAAATGGTGCGAAGGGCGATATCTACTATCGTGTTAACGACAGCAAGAAGGCAGTGAAGTACACTGGCCCTGTTAGCTTGCGCAATGGTGGTACGATTTCTGCTTGGACAAAGGAGAATGATTGGCTCGTAGCTTCTCAGACCTTCTCACGTATTGAGAGCATCCCATTGTCAGTGGTCTTCGCTTCAAGTCAGGAGAGTGGTGAGGGTGATGCAAGCCACCTTACTGATGGAAATCCAAGCAGCTACTGGCACACAATGTATTCTGTTACGGTGGCTAACTACCCACACTGGGTTGACTTCGACTGTGGCGGTATGAAGACTATAAAGGGTTTCACCTACCTCCCACGTCAGGACAGTAACAATGGTAACATCAAGAAGTACAGCATTCAGGTAAGCAACGACGGCAAGACATGGGGTAAGGCTGTCGCTGAAGGTGAGTTTGAGAACAATAGAAAGGAAAAGACTATCCTCCTCACCACACCAGTCAAGGCTCGCTTCGTTCGTCTGACAGCCCTCAGTGAGCAGTCTGGTCAGGACTTCGCAACAGGTGCTGAGTTCAAAGTGTTAGAGAAGTAA
- a CDS encoding cupin domain-containing protein, which translates to MKTVETIKNGKNFTAVNVGKLSDIKDYVLPFGEIEIPAKVFVGQALQTTGIELSFQTLVPGQDSGFLHTHKTHEELYFILKGEGEYQVDGEVFPVTEGSIIRVAPEGKRALKNTGKDEMLMLCIQYKANSFAENDAPAADGVILNEELKW; encoded by the coding sequence ATGAAAACAGTTGAAACGATCAAGAACGGTAAGAATTTCACAGCAGTAAACGTTGGTAAACTCAGCGACATCAAGGACTATGTACTCCCATTCGGAGAGATAGAGATTCCAGCTAAGGTATTCGTTGGTCAGGCATTACAGACGACAGGTATCGAACTTTCATTCCAGACTCTTGTCCCTGGTCAGGACAGTGGTTTTCTCCATACCCACAAGACACACGAGGAGCTTTACTTTATCCTTAAAGGTGAAGGCGAATATCAGGTTGATGGTGAGGTCTTCCCAGTAACTGAAGGTAGTATTATCCGCGTTGCACCAGAGGGAAAGCGTGCGTTGAAGAACACGGGCAAAGATGAGATGCTGATGCTCTGTATTCAGTATAAAGCAAACAGCTTTGCTGAGAATGATGCACCTGCTGCTGATGGTGTGATACTGAATGAAGAACTGAAATGGTAA
- a CDS encoding RagB/SusD family nutrient uptake outer membrane protein produces the protein MKKVYVLLLAAIAMVSCSVERHPEYMMDDDTMTKNIDESFPSLLNGCYGFLKTWSDPMYRCGEYAGDNIMIRGTSTDAFYEFISYSRTPNNYRLQNFWDYSYKVVAQASNIIKDIPEGKSTITDTQLGECYYLRGMIYFYLCRAYGRPYAQNPDTNLGMPIVNGTPDDPVHAVLPNRSTVKETYEQAIKDLEKAASLMTEDLHSEERCIFASKEAAWAMLSRIYLYMSGTYETPNTAYAQKSVEYATKVIDSGKFSLLSRKDYGVSNTLEPENNPENIFVVKRVDSEFPGWDYYYTIGGMYSNIGGMGWGEMYASGKYLDLLNETGQNDWFNKKYTDIRAQFIEPQYVKDKTDKYVPVFRFIKNVYDAKGNQVNFNYVQLRYTRQPDNSLTCDTTGTGHTTPLVLTPIDPAQRLYSINYQGHTYRGVLDYQMKLNRVYPMFYVVKCSRQGGKENQLYSPIISRLDEMYLNRAEANVKLGNIASAMADVNTIRERAIVGGSYTSAQFTAATAKTLVDKERQLELAFEAERSYDVFRNGDTLTRRFPGPHQPMVDIPATDYRVIYFIPQSAINAYKGNLEQNPSSN, from the coding sequence ATGAAAAAAGTATATGTGCTGCTCTTAGCAGCTATTGCAATGGTATCGTGTAGCGTAGAGCGTCATCCTGAATACATGATGGATGATGATACCATGACTAAAAACATTGATGAGAGTTTTCCATCGCTACTGAATGGATGCTATGGATTCCTAAAAACGTGGTCGGACCCTATGTATCGCTGTGGCGAATATGCAGGAGATAACATCATGATTCGTGGTACTTCCACCGATGCTTTCTATGAGTTTATCTCTTATTCGCGCACTCCTAATAACTACCGATTGCAGAACTTCTGGGATTATAGCTATAAAGTGGTTGCGCAGGCATCTAATATCATCAAGGATATTCCTGAAGGTAAGAGTACGATTACTGATACACAGTTGGGAGAATGCTACTATCTGCGTGGCATGATTTACTTCTATCTCTGTCGTGCATACGGTAGACCATACGCGCAAAACCCTGATACAAACCTCGGTATGCCTATCGTTAACGGTACACCTGACGACCCAGTACACGCTGTATTGCCAAATCGCTCTACTGTGAAAGAGACCTACGAACAGGCAATTAAGGACTTGGAGAAGGCAGCTTCACTGATGACAGAAGACCTGCACAGCGAAGAACGTTGTATCTTTGCTTCTAAAGAGGCTGCTTGGGCTATGTTGAGTAGAATCTATCTCTATATGAGTGGAACTTACGAAACGCCTAACACCGCCTACGCTCAGAAGAGTGTTGAGTACGCAACAAAGGTTATCGACTCTGGTAAGTTTAGTTTGTTAAGCCGTAAGGACTATGGCGTTAGCAACACGCTTGAGCCAGAAAACAACCCAGAAAACATCTTCGTAGTGAAAAGAGTAGACTCTGAGTTCCCTGGTTGGGATTATTATTACACCATTGGCGGTATGTATTCAAATATCGGCGGTATGGGTTGGGGCGAAATGTATGCGTCTGGTAAATACCTTGACTTGCTGAACGAGACTGGACAGAACGACTGGTTTAATAAGAAGTACACCGATATTCGTGCGCAATTCATTGAGCCACAGTATGTAAAAGATAAGACAGACAAGTATGTTCCTGTCTTCCGTTTCATCAAGAATGTCTATGATGCCAAGGGTAATCAGGTGAATTTCAACTACGTACAGCTGCGTTATACTCGTCAACCAGACAATAGTTTGACTTGCGATACCACTGGAACGGGACACACTACCCCACTTGTTCTCACCCCAATCGACCCTGCACAGCGTCTTTACTCTATTAACTATCAGGGACATACCTATCGTGGTGTGCTTGACTATCAGATGAAGCTCAACCGCGTTTATCCTATGTTCTATGTGGTGAAGTGCTCTCGTCAGGGTGGCAAGGAGAATCAGTTGTATTCGCCTATCATCTCTCGTCTCGACGAAATGTATCTCAATCGTGCTGAAGCAAATGTGAAGTTGGGTAATATCGCCAGTGCAATGGCTGACGTGAACACAATCCGTGAGCGTGCTATCGTAGGCGGAAGCTATACGAGTGCTCAGTTTACTGCTGCCACAGCAAAGACGTTGGTGGATAAAGAACGACAGTTAGAGTTGGCGTTTGAGGCAGAGCGCAGCTACGATGTGTTCCGCAATGGCGACACCCTTACACGTCGTTTCCCTGGTCCTCATCAGCCAATGGTTGACATTCCAGCAACCGACTACCGTGTGATTTACTTCATTCCACAGTCGGCTATCAATGCCTATAAGGGCAATCTGGAACAAAATCCAAGTAGTAACTAA